Within Streptomyces albofaciens JCM 4342, the genomic segment GAAGGGCCGAATCAAGGCCGGCGATGCCGTCCGCCGCCGCCGCTCGGAGTATCTGCCCCGCCGAGGTGGGAGCCACCCCGCGCGGGTGGCGTTCCAGGAGCTGCACGCCCGTCTCCCGTTCCAGCCGTTTCACGTGCTGGCTCACGGCGGACTGCGTACAGGAAAGGTCCCGGGCCACGGCGCTCAGGCTGCCGGCCCGGCACACCGCGACGAAGACGCGGAGGTCATCGAGAGTCATGAGCCCCAAGCTATCCCTTGGGAGAGCCCACAGAACCCGAGGATTGACTAGGGCCTTTCCCCGCATCGATGATCTGCCCGGGGCAACAACCGGTCCCGGCGCTCAAGCCCTTCGGTCCGGACCAGGGCCAGCGAGTCCGGCGGGACAGACGCCGACCCCACCCCGCACACGAGAGGAAACACGCGTGCCCATGTCCTCGTCGCTCGGCAACGCCGGCGTCCCCTCCGCCCGAGGGTGGACCATCGCGGTACTCGGCCCGGGCGGAGTCGGCGGCCTGCTGGCCGGAGTGCTCTCCCGAGCCGGACACCGGGTCGTCTGCGTGGCCGGGCAGGACACCGTACGGACACTGCGCCAGGACGGCATCCGAGTGCGCAGCGGACAGTTCGGCGACTTCGCCGCGTACGTCGAAGCGGACACCGAACTGCGCGAACGCGTCGACCTGTGCCTGATCACGGTCAAACACACCGCACTTGACGCGGCGTTGGAACGAATTCCGGCCCGAGCACTCGGCGACGCGCTGATCCTCCCTTTGCTGAACGGCATCGAGCATCTGCCGGCGCTGCGCCGTCGTTACGACGGGCACGAAGTCGCGGCGGGTGTGATCCGGGTGGAGTCGTCCCGTACTGCGCCCGGCACCATCACACACGGCAGCCCGTTCACGGAAATCGACCTGGCCGGAAGGCGTGAACGCCTTTCCCCGTTGGCCGCGATGCTGGCCGATGCCGGGGTGCGCTCGCGCGTCTGCGATGACGAGACTGCCGCCCTGTGGTCGAAACTGGCGTTTCTCGCGCCCTTTGCCCTGCTCACCACCCGTTACGGGCTCACCATAGGCGCAGTGCGAACCGAGCGGCGGGAGGAACTGGTGACCCTCGTCGAGGAAACCGCCGCGGTGAGCGACGCCTGCGGCGCCCCCACCGATCCCGCGAAAACCCTGGCGCTGTACGACGCGTTCCCGGCCGAAAGCAAGTCGTCCATGCAACGCGACGCGGAGGCAGGCCGTCCGCTGGAACTCGACGCGATCGGCGGGGCGGTGCTGCGGGCGGCCGGACGACACGGCGTCCCCGTACCGGTGATGAGCCGGCTGGTAGCCGAACTGACGACGGGACCGACGGCTGACTCGTCGCGTGGCGGAACGACTGGGTAGCGGGTGCGGATGGGCGCGGATGGGTGCGGATCGCGTGAAACGAGCAGGCAGGTTGCTGTCTGCCATCGGTGAACACCTGTCCGGGGCGGGCCCAACCGCCATTACAGTCCAGCGGCATGACGACGATCACCACCCGTACGGTCGAATACCCGGCCGACAACCTGACGATGTTCGGGCACCTCGCGCTCCCGGCCGGTGCCGGGCGTCGGCCCGCGGTTCTGGTCGGACCCGAGGGAACAGGACTCAGCGACGTCGAGCGCCGCCGGGCCGAGGCCCTGGCCGAGCTGGGATACGTGGCGCTGGCCTTCGACCTCCATGGCGGGCGCTATCTGAGCGATCCCGAAGAAATGCTGGCCCGTTGCCTGCCGTTGCTCACCGACCCCGGCCGCATGCGGGACATCGGCCACGCGGCGCTCGACGTCCTGCGTGCCGAACCGCGGGCCGACCCCGGCCGGATCGCGGCCGTCGGCTACGGCACCGGGGGCGCGATCGCGCTGGAACTCGGACGCGCCGGCGTCGACCTGCGTGCGATCGGGACCGTCAACGCACTGACCACGGGCCGGCCGGGCGAGGCGGCACGCATTCGCTGCCCGGTGTGGGCCGGGGTCGGATCGGAAGACCCGATCATGCCGCCCGCGCAACGGGAGGCGTTCACCGCCGAGATGCAGGCCGCCGGCGTCGACTGGCGCCTCACGGTCTACGGCGGCGCCCTGCACGCCTTCCACCACCCACCGGTCGACCACACCGTGCGCCCCGGCGTCGGCCACCACCCACGCCACGCACAGCGAGCCTGGCGCGACATCGTCGACCTGCTCGCCGAGTGCCTGCCCGTAACGGATTGATCCGGTCGGCTCCCGACGCCCACTCCTGCCCGCC encodes:
- a CDS encoding dienelactone hydrolase family protein, whose translation is MTTITTRTVEYPADNLTMFGHLALPAGAGRRPAVLVGPEGTGLSDVERRRAEALAELGYVALAFDLHGGRYLSDPEEMLARCLPLLTDPGRMRDIGHAALDVLRAEPRADPGRIAAVGYGTGGAIALELGRAGVDLRAIGTVNALTTGRPGEAARIRCPVWAGVGSEDPIMPPAQREAFTAEMQAAGVDWRLTVYGGALHAFHHPPVDHTVRPGVGHHPRHAQRAWRDIVDLLAECLPVTD
- a CDS encoding ketopantoate reductase family protein, with translation MSSSLGNAGVPSARGWTIAVLGPGGVGGLLAGVLSRAGHRVVCVAGQDTVRTLRQDGIRVRSGQFGDFAAYVEADTELRERVDLCLITVKHTALDAALERIPARALGDALILPLLNGIEHLPALRRRYDGHEVAAGVIRVESSRTAPGTITHGSPFTEIDLAGRRERLSPLAAMLADAGVRSRVCDDETAALWSKLAFLAPFALLTTRYGLTIGAVRTERREELVTLVEETAAVSDACGAPTDPAKTLALYDAFPAESKSSMQRDAEAGRPLELDAIGGAVLRAAGRHGVPVPVMSRLVAELTTGPTADSSRGGTTG